In Mustela lutreola isolate mMusLut2 chromosome 4, mMusLut2.pri, whole genome shotgun sequence, the genomic stretch tttgaaagagaaagaacacaaacagggagagctagagatggagaagcagctccccactgagcagtaagcccagcatgggactcaatcccgggacccttgatcatgacctgagcagaaggcagatacttaatcaactgagccacccacatgcccctttAAGAACatttaactgaaaagaaaaatctgtatgTGGTTGAGTCACTAAGTATTTGAAATTTACCGAGTCATACTTTCTAAAACATAGATATCTGAGAAAAAGCAATCCCACATTACAGAGGCCTACTGCATGCATCACAGCGGGGGCCAGGAGAGATGGCTTCATTCAGTGCAGGAGAGAGGACTCGGCTGGGGGTGTCTGAGTTGCTCAAGACCCAAGAACAGTAAAAGCGAAAACATTCAACCATCCTctcccattttcattttcaaacaaaaaaccccactacCGCCACAGGACCTGTCTCTGTTTAGAAAGTCAGTGAAAGAATGGATGACCTCACTTTCCCCAACAGGCGAGTCTTAAAGTGTTgttcacaaaacaaaacttgagtaAATCGGTTCATATTTTAAATACCCTAGCAGAAGTCCTTGTTTTCGCAATCCTGATGAGATCTTTGCAAAGCAAAGAAGGTGATCAGTGATAATACAATGTTTtgtaaatctttctttctttctttctttcttttttttttgatgctgtaCAAGGGTCCTAGTTGCAGCTTGGAACCAATCTTGTGAGCTGCCTGGGTGTCTGAGAGACTGGTAGGGCAGCTTGGTCTAGAGCCCATTTGCATGAGACCAAGGACCCTCCTGCAAGAGACGTCATTATAAGAGCAGAGGGAACCTGTACAAGCTGTACAGGTTCAACCCAATAAGAAAACCTAGGGCAAGCGTGATTCAGAACCTTAGATCCTTGTCTGCATTAGGAAATTTCTGCCCAGCTGCCTCTGAACTCAAGACAAGTCATACAGCAGAAGAAAGTTATGAATACAAGCTCTAGAAAATGTCACAAGGTCCTTCTTTGACATCCCATCAAAGAGGTAAGTGGTATTCTCTCTACTTCTGCCCTGAACCAAGTGGGTGTCGCTAACTTGAGGGCCCCAGCAGAGACAAAAACCACCTGGGCTCCTCAGACCTCCATCTCAGGAGTAGGGCAACCCTGTTGCCAGCAGTGGGGACAGTGCCAGCAGCCCAAGGCAAACCCCTTGGCATAGAGATCCAAGTCTTCACCAGGGGCCCCAGGGAGAGAGGGCTGAGGCTGACCCGGCTCAAGTGGTCTGGAAGAGGTGAGAAAGAAACTGGTAGATGCCACATGGTGGCACAAAGGAGTCAGGTACATGAGCACGGACGGCACACTATGCCTGGAGGTACCTGTAGAGAGCGTGAGATCTGGGGGCAGGCAGGCAGTCTGCAACAGCTGGTCACGGAGACAGCCAGGAAAGGGAAGTCCTGCAGATGGCTCCTGGTGGCACCTTACTTGAAACCCCAGGCTAGTGGGCTGTGTCGTGGTCTGAGGAAGCTCAGTTCAAAACATCTTAGTTTTTTACAAATATGAGTTAGCTGGAATACAAAATCCTAGCCTGTTAATCTGGtaattgaagtatttttttaatcatagccAGGCTTAGCTTCTCACCCtgcccgcaccccccaccccgccccgccccaaaCTTCATGCAAGACTTCAGCTTTACTTTCCCTCTTAAGCCATGCCAAAATGCTgagtcactaaaaataaataaattaattaattaattaaaaaaaaaataaaaaagcagaaaagaaagtaaaggaaGTGTGATCCTGCTTCTTAGTTCTAGCCTTCCTAATGACCTAAGCAGCACTTTTTCCCCGAGTTGTGATTCCTGTGATGCTAAAGGACGTCACATTGCACAATCTTAATAAGGTTTCCAATCAGCCCCACCCGctctggccccacccccacctccaacaAAGATTTATCAAATGTGGGATTTTCCCATGAGTCTCAATATTAGAGTCTCAAGCCCCAATAAATATGAGACTGGGGATGTCTGAGGTTCATTCTGCCCTGGAGCCCACCAGGAACGAAAGAGAGAGATCCATCTGCCCTCCAGGACCTCAGCTATGAACTCcctctccacaagtaagtgaaggcAGTCCCTAGCCCTGGGACCGCCCGGCTGCCTGGCCAAGCggagggaggggtgtgtgtcCGCTGGGAGGGCTGGCAGGGCGCCAGCAGCCAGAAGCACAGCTCCCCCAGCGGTGCGCTCTGCTCACTGGCTGCTCTCCCTTGCCTCCGGCACAGGCGCCTTCAGTCCAGTGGCCTTCTCTCTGGGGCTGCTCCTGGTGATGGCTACTGCTTTCCCTACCCCGGGACCCCTGGGAGGAGATTCCAAAGATGATGCCACCTCAAACAGACCACCACTCACCTCTGCAGACAAAATGGAAGACTTCATTAGGTTCATCCTTGGCAAAATCTCTGCATTGAAAAAGGAGGTGGGTAGGCTCAACTGAGGGTGATAAAGGGCCTGTGTGGGCATTCGTCTCCTGGCCCCTGGATGTGGACAAGGGCTTCTGCACTGGGAGGTCTGAGCTGGGTTCTGGGGCAGTACAGATTTCAGGCCAGAGGGGCAGACTGTCTGCTGTACTTCTTTTCTGCCGCTGGTCTGAGGGAGCTCCTTTCCCTCCTGGAAAACATACAGTGGGGctgaaatccatgccctctggCCCTATTCCCAGTCCCATACTTGGCAGGAGCTGGGCATCACTGTCTCCCAGGACTTCCTTATCCCTAACCAAAAAAATAAGGTCTTTCAATTTTCTTGTGTCTCTTGGACTTTGGAAGGATTAGCAAAGTGCCACCTGAAAGCAATGTTGAGCTTCTCAGGACAATCATAGGACTTTTAGGTTATGGGAGTTCAGTGATTAGGGACTCCCTACAGTAATTCCAGCATAGAAGATGCAAGTGGCAAAATCATAGGTAGGTTAAAGCATATAAGATCCAAGTGGCAAGATCATAGGTAGGTTAAAGCAGCTCCAAAGCTTCATAGGTAAGGGGTAATTTGGCTCTGTTTGGTGGAAAGGAAAGAACTGAGGAGAGTAATGGGAGCCCTGAAATAAATCTAGTTCTGGTTCTGCTGAACCAGCTTTGTGATCTTTGGTGAATTCCCTACCACCTCTGGGCCCCCTCTGTAAAATTATGGAATTGGACTAGATGATTTCATAGGTCCTTCTAGCTGGAACGTGATATAGCTCAAATCATTTTCACCCAATTATCATCAAAATTGCTGtcacgtacacacacatacacacaccttaCAGGGGAGGAGTTTCATTTTCCCCAGTTTGAAGAGATAGGGATGCAGAGACTCAGGATAGGTAACAGGTGTGAAGTCATAGGTGAGCTCAGCATTGAACCCAAGCATGCCCATCTTCACTAGACCTCACTTGCCTGGAGGCTAATGctctataatttcattttcttagagaACTTCCTGCAGTGGTAAAACATGAATCGGCCCTCTAGTGGTGTTTGTTTTAGAGGCACTTAAATGATAACAGTTCTGGTATTCCTTCCCAGATGTGTGAAAAGTATAACAAATGTGAAGACAGCAAGGAGGCACTGGCAGAGAACAACCTAAATCTTCCAAAACTGGCAGAAGAGGACAAATGCTTCCAGTCTCAATTCAATCAGGTATGAACACATCACGTTCACTTTTAGCTACTCCTTAGTCAAAAGTTCTCCCTCTTACATGCAGCGTCTGTATACATACAGTCCAGGCAGAAAACAAAGAAGGGGATCAATGTAAAGAATGTCATGTAAATTTCAGGAGGAGGCCAACT encodes the following:
- the IL6 gene encoding interleukin-6, whose product is MNSLSTSAFSPVAFSLGLLLVMATAFPTPGPLGGDSKDDATSNRPPLTSADKMEDFIRFILGKISALKKEMCEKYNKCEDSKEALAENNLNLPKLAEEDKCFQSQFNQETCLTRITTGLQEFQIHLKYLEANYEGNKNNAHSVYISTKHLLQKLRPMNRVEVTTPDPTTDSSLQALFKSQDKWLKHVTIHLILRSLEDFLQFSLRAIRIM